The Flavobacteriaceae bacterium 3519-10 genome includes a window with the following:
- a CDS encoding N-acetyl-gamma-glutamyl-phosphate reductase, protein MEKIKAGIVGGTGFTAGELIRILLYHPDVEVSFVTSQSLQGYLITDVHKDLFGETNLKFENLAQPADIIFLCLPHGESKNWLIENEKRIAPDTKIIDLGNDFRVDEEWNEKKFIYGLSEFNKEKIAKALYIANPGCFATAIQLGILPLLKKENIEKIHCVGITGSTGAGKALHQTLNFNWRSDNISPYKTFTHQHIAEIEKSISLISATKTEINFVPWRGDFTRGIFVTLMMESDLTQIEIVEIYRYAYKYSKFVFVSASPIDLKQVVNTNKAAIYIEKAGKNLAVHVAIDNLLKGASGQAIQNMNLMFGFNEKAGLNLKPSVF, encoded by the coding sequence ATGGAAAAAATAAAAGCAGGAATCGTTGGCGGAACAGGTTTTACGGCGGGTGAATTAATTAGAATCCTGTTGTACCATCCGGATGTAGAGGTTTCTTTCGTCACGAGCCAAAGTCTTCAGGGCTATCTGATTACCGATGTTCACAAAGATCTGTTTGGTGAAACGAACCTTAAATTTGAAAATCTGGCACAACCGGCCGACATTATTTTCCTTTGTCTTCCGCACGGTGAAAGTAAAAACTGGCTGATCGAAAACGAAAAACGAATTGCACCCGATACCAAAATTATCGACCTTGGAAACGATTTCCGTGTGGATGAAGAATGGAATGAAAAGAAATTCATCTACGGACTTTCAGAATTCAACAAAGAAAAAATTGCGAAGGCTTTGTACATCGCGAATCCGGGATGTTTTGCAACCGCGATTCAACTCGGAATTTTACCGCTGTTGAAAAAAGAAAACATCGAAAAAATTCATTGCGTTGGCATTACAGGTTCCACAGGAGCCGGAAAAGCTTTACACCAAACGCTGAATTTCAACTGGCGCAGCGATAATATTTCTCCGTACAAAACCTTTACGCATCAGCATATCGCGGAAATTGAGAAAAGTATTTCGCTGATTTCGGCCACCAAAACGGAGATTAATTTCGTGCCTTGGCGCGGCGATTTTACGCGTGGGATTTTTGTTACGTTAATGATGGAAAGTGATTTGACTCAGATTGAAATCGTTGAAATCTACCGTTACGCTTACAAATATTCGAAGTTCGTGTTCGTTTCTGCAAGCCCGATCGATCTGAAACAGGTCGTAAATACCAACAAAGCCGCAATCTATATTGAAAAAGCCGGGAAAAATCTGGCAGTGCATGTCGCGATTGATAATCTTCTGAAAGGCGCGTCCGGGCAGGCAATTCAGAATATGAACTTAATGTTTGGCTTTAACGAAAAAGCCGGACTTAACCTTAAACCTTCCGTTTTTTAA
- a CDS encoding acetylornithine aminotransferase: MKLFDVYPLMPVNIVKAKNCKLWDENGTEYLDFYGGHAVISVGHTHPHYVEKIKNQLDNIGFYSNSVINKLQEELADKLGKISGYEDYSLFLCNSGAEANENALKIASFTSGKKKFITFKNAFHGRTSAVVAATDDPSIVAPVNETCNFIFCEWNNVEQFEQLFFKNLPDLAGVIIEGIQGIAGIQIPSQKLMNKISELCSKNSVYFISDEIQSGYARSGKFFAHQYFGVKPDIITTAKGMANGFPIGGVLVSPKIPAKYKMLGTTFGGNHLACAAAVAVLEIIQNENLIEESFRKGEYLTKKLNEIPQIKEIRGKGLLVGIDFEISAAQVSKRLREQFKIFVGSASNPLTMRLLPPLTISYNEMDYFISSLKSVLNSI, encoded by the coding sequence ATGAAATTATTTGATGTATATCCGTTGATGCCCGTAAACATTGTAAAAGCCAAAAACTGTAAACTTTGGGACGAAAACGGCACCGAATATCTCGATTTTTACGGCGGACACGCAGTTATTTCGGTTGGGCACACGCATCCGCATTATGTGGAAAAAATTAAAAATCAACTCGATAATATTGGATTTTACTCCAATTCAGTGATCAATAAACTTCAGGAAGAACTGGCGGATAAACTTGGGAAAATTTCCGGTTACGAAGATTACAGTCTGTTTCTGTGCAACTCCGGTGCGGAAGCGAATGAAAATGCGCTAAAAATTGCGTCTTTCACATCAGGAAAAAAGAAATTTATCACGTTTAAAAACGCTTTTCACGGACGAACTTCTGCCGTAGTTGCGGCCACTGATGATCCTTCAATCGTGGCTCCAGTAAACGAAACCTGTAATTTTATTTTTTGTGAATGGAATAATGTTGAACAGTTTGAACAGCTGTTTTTTAAAAATCTTCCTGATTTGGCCGGAGTAATTATTGAAGGAATTCAGGGCATTGCGGGCATTCAGATTCCGTCTCAGAAATTGATGAATAAGATCTCGGAACTGTGTTCCAAAAACTCGGTTTACTTTATTTCCGATGAAATTCAGTCGGGTTACGCAAGAAGTGGAAAATTCTTTGCGCATCAGTATTTCGGAGTAAAACCCGATATTATTACCACAGCAAAAGGAATGGCAAACGGTTTTCCGATTGGTGGTGTTCTCGTTTCACCAAAGATTCCTGCAAAATATAAAATGCTTGGAACTACTTTTGGCGGAAATCACCTGGCTTGTGCGGCGGCCGTCGCGGTCCTGGAAATTATTCAAAATGAAAATCTTATTGAAGAATCCTTTCGAAAAGGCGAGTATTTAACTAAGAAATTAAATGAAATTCCGCAAATAAAGGAAATCCGCGGAAAAGGACTTTTAGTAGGAATCGATTTTGAAATTTCCGCTGCTCAGGTATCAAAAAGACTAAGGGAACAATTTAAAATTTTTGTTGGAAGTGCTTCAAATCCTTTAACCATGAGGCTTTTGCCGCCACTTACCATTTCGTACAATGAAATGGATTACTTTATTTCTTCTTTAAAATCTGTTTTAAATTCAATTTAA
- a CDS encoding Ornithine carbamoyltransferase, which yields MKNFTSVHDISNPEILVQEALELKKDLYGFDDLGKNKTLGLVFLNPSLRTRMSSQKAGMNLGMQVQVINAGQDAWNWEFAENAVMDGSTVEHIKDAAKVLSEYCAVIGLRCFPDLKDRDEDYSEFVLNYFIKYATVPVISLESATRHPLQSFADLITIRENWDKPHKPKVVLSWAPHIKALPQAVGNSFAEWMNAADVDFSIANPEGYDLSKDFTGDAKVYHNQQEALKDADFVYVKNWSSFDEYGAMPEVKGNWLLGEEFLKTNPETKFMHCLPVRRNLEMSDAVLDSANSLVYQQVNNRTLSAQLIIKKILENSL from the coding sequence ATGAAAAATTTCACCTCAGTACACGATATTTCTAATCCTGAAATCCTTGTTCAGGAAGCTTTGGAACTTAAAAAAGATCTTTACGGCTTCGACGATTTAGGAAAAAATAAAACGCTTGGATTAGTGTTTTTGAATCCAAGTTTAAGAACCAGAATGAGCAGCCAGAAAGCCGGAATGAATCTCGGTATGCAGGTTCAGGTCATCAACGCCGGACAGGATGCCTGGAATTGGGAATTTGCTGAAAACGCGGTGATGGACGGTTCTACGGTTGAACACATCAAAGATGCTGCAAAAGTTTTAAGCGAATATTGCGCTGTTATCGGCTTAAGATGTTTTCCCGATTTAAAAGACCGCGACGAAGATTATAGCGAGTTTGTGCTGAATTACTTCATTAAATACGCCACGGTTCCTGTGATTTCTCTGGAATCTGCGACGCGACATCCTTTGCAGAGTTTTGCGGATTTAATTACGATTCGCGAAAATTGGGACAAACCTCATAAACCGAAAGTTGTTTTGTCGTGGGCGCCGCACATCAAAGCGCTTCCGCAAGCCGTTGGAAACTCGTTTGCAGAATGGATGAACGCCGCTGATGTAGATTTCTCAATTGCAAATCCTGAAGGCTACGATTTGAGCAAAGATTTTACGGGCGATGCAAAAGTCTATCATAATCAGCAAGAAGCGTTGAAAGATGCCGATTTCGTGTATGTGAAAAACTGGTCGTCGTTTGATGAATACGGCGCGATGCCCGAAGTAAAAGGCAACTGGCTTTTGGGCGAGGAATTTTTAAAAACAAATCCAGAAACTAAATTCATGCATTGCCTTCCGGTCCGCAGAAATCTGGAAATGAGCGACGCGGTTTTAGATTCTGCTAACTCGTTGGTTTACCAGCAAGTCAATAACAGAACACTTTCCGCGCAATTGATCATCAAAAAAATCCTTGAAAATTCGCTGTAA
- a CDS encoding Acetylglutamate kinase — MEDLFIIKIGGETLSSKDTLLNCLNTIAACGKKVILVHGGGKKVTELAQKLEIPQQMIEGRRITSADTLDLCTMVYAGLISKNMVAGLSAQNVKAIGLSGADLNCIVSKKRENAGVNYGFVGDVVKVDETVFEGFISQNIIPVVNSISISENAELLNTNADVMAAEIAKAMAINYTVHLIYCFEKNGVLNDITDENSVIPEISKADFTQMKETKQIADGMIPKLQTAFRALYHGVEEARIIKSDALQSYFKNENPGTKISLH; from the coding sequence ATGGAAGATTTATTCATCATAAAGATCGGCGGCGAAACCCTCAGCAGTAAAGATACCCTTCTAAACTGTTTGAACACGATCGCTGCATGTGGGAAAAAGGTGATTTTAGTCCACGGTGGTGGCAAAAAAGTAACCGAACTCGCGCAAAAACTGGAGATTCCCCAGCAAATGATCGAGGGCCGCAGAATAACTTCGGCGGATACGCTTGATCTTTGTACGATGGTGTACGCCGGACTGATCAGTAAGAATATGGTGGCGGGACTATCGGCTCAGAACGTAAAAGCAATCGGGCTTTCGGGTGCAGATCTGAACTGTATTGTTTCAAAAAAGAGAGAAAATGCCGGCGTGAATTATGGTTTTGTAGGCGATGTGGTGAAAGTGGATGAAACGGTTTTTGAAGGTTTTATCTCACAGAATATTATACCTGTCGTCAATTCAATCAGCATCAGCGAAAATGCGGAGCTTTTAAATACAAATGCCGACGTGATGGCGGCTGAAATTGCGAAAGCGATGGCTATAAATTATACAGTGCACCTGATTTACTGTTTTGAAAAAAATGGCGTTTTAAACGATATTACCGACGAAAATTCTGTGATTCCGGAGATTTCAAAAGCAGATTTTACGCAAATGAAGGAGACAAAACAGATTGCTGACGGGATGATTCCAAAGCTCCAAACGGCTTTCAGAGCGTTGTATCATGGCGTTGAAGAAGCCAGAATCATTAAAAGTGACGCGCTCCAAAGCTATTTCAAAAACGAAAATCCGGGAACAAAAATCAGTTTGCACTAA